The nucleotide sequence GTCGGGTGCGCGAAGGTGTGGTCGTGCGCATGGAGAAGGCGTATCCGGTCTATGACGCCGAGTATCGCTCACGGGTGGATACGATCCGCGAGTTCCTCGGCACTTTAACCAATCTGCAGGTGGTCGGGCGCAACGGCATGCACCGTTACAACAACCAGGACCACTCCATGATGACCGGTCTGCTGGCGGCCAAAAATTTGACCGCCCGCGACTTCGACCTGTGGCGCGTCAACACCGATGCGGAATACCATGAGGAAGTTCGCCGCGGGCAAGAGGCCACCGACCCCGAGTCCGGCGGGCGGATGGTTCCCCGCACGATCGACCGCTCGGTTGATCGGGATCGTTGAGCGGTCGGCTTCAAGCGCCGCAGCACTTCTTGTATTTCTTGCCGGAGCCGCAGGGGCAGGGATCGTTGCGGCCGACTTTGGGGGCCGCCACCACCGGGGCGGGGCCTTCGCGGAGTGGGCGAATGAACAGCCACTGCCCGTCGACTTGTTTGAACTCGGATTTTTCGTGCATCACGCCGGCTTGGCCGCGCTCCTCATAGTGAGCGGAAAAATCGACCAAGGACACGCCGGGGCGAACGTTGGGCGTGTGGCTGTGAACCTCGAGTTTGGTCCAGGTGATGTCGTTGCCATACTCCTCCTCGACGAGTGGGGTGCCCGCCGTTTCGGCGTAGGTGTCGTGCAAATACTGGTAGGCGTGGACGACGTGCCCGGTGTAGCGCGACCGCATGAGTTGCTCGGCGGTTTCGGCGGTTTTGACGCCTTTGATGATCGGGTCGCAGCAATCGCCATAGGGCGCGCCGCTGCCGCAAGGGCAGGGATCGGAAGAGGTGAGGGGAGTGGGTTCGGACACGGTGCTAGGTTCTTAGAATGGTGAGTGATGCCAGGATCGCATGCCGGAGACGTTTGTCGTTCCCGCACGCCAGGGAGAGGTTATAGATGCGGTCATGCTGATCAGCACCGCCGAACTCAATGACCTTTTACAGCAACCCGACGTGGTCATCTTCGACTGTCGGCACGATTTGACCGATCCGGAGAGTGGATTGAAACGGTTCACCGAGAGTCATATCGCGGGGGCGCAGTTCGCTGGCGTGGATACGGATCTCTCGGGGGCCAAGAATGGCACCAACGGCCGTCATCCGTTGCCGCCGCCGTCGGCGTTCGCCGCGTTTCTCGAACGCGGTGGTGTGTCCGCCTCCACGCGAGTCTTCGCCTATGACGATGTCGGGGGCCAATACGCGGCTCGCCTTTGGTGGATGGCGCGTTGGATTGGCTTTGACGGCGTGAGGGTGCTGGATGGCGGTTGGCCGAAATGGCTCGCGGAGCATCGGCCCGTCACGGCTGAGACAACTACGCCGGTGGCTGGTCAACTTTCGATCAACGTGGATGAATCGATGGTGCTAACGACGGACGACGTGGTGGCTAATTTGGCCGAAGGCGCACAACTCGTGATCGATGCCCGTGCCCCCGCCCGCTACCGGGGAGAGGTGGAGCCGCTGGATCCGGTGGCAGGGCACATCCCTGGCGCGGCCAATCGTTTTTTCCAAGACAACCTCCAAACTGATACGTCGTTTCGTCCCGCGTCGGAGCTGGCCGAGGCCTTCAGCCGAATCCTGGGCGACCGCAAACCGGCGACGGTGATCCATCAATGCGGCTCGGGGATCACCGCGTGTGCCAACTTACTTGCGATGGAGCACGCTGGCCTTACGGGCTCCAAGCTCTATGCCGGATCTTGGAGCGAATGGGTGGCCGATCCGAGTCGTCCAGTGGCGACGGGATCAAGGTAGGGCGGTTCTGCGGCGCAACCGCCGCGTCTCTTGAGACGGTCACGGGATTCCGCGCCGCCGTGACCGGCGAGCCCGCCCTATCGGTGGACTGAGATAGCTTGTTGGCCCGGCTGCAGCTCCTGCATGTGTCCCTGCCATTCGAATACGCCGCCTAGTCCCTCGGGCAGTGTCACGGTTCCGATCAATCCGTCGGCACCTTCGCGTCGCAGATCGACGCTGATTTCGCCCAGAGGATGAGGCACAGCACCCCGGGCAAATGGCAGATCGCCCAGATGCGGGGCGATGCGCACGCGCTTGAACCCAGGTCCGGCCGGACCAATTCCCAATACCGTAGTCAGAAAGCCCATCATGGGATGGGCGCCCCACGCATGGGAGTCGGAGCGTGTGTCGGGCGTGGGTTTTTCCGGCACGGTGGTGAGGCCGAGTTCCAACACGCCGCGCCACGGATCGAGCCAGTTGAGGTAGTCGTCGCCCAGCCCGGCAGCGATCATGGCCTGGTGAGTGTAAAAATTGAAATAGAACGTGGCTGGCGTGAGATCAGGTTCGTCCCGTATCTTGCGCGCGAGATCGGTCAAGCGGCCGATTTTTCCTCCGGCGGTCAGAATCAGATAGGTATTGGCATGCTGGCTGTAGGTGAGGCGTTCCGAGGTGTCGGCGAGCAAACCGCGTTCATCATTCCAACAGGTTGCGATCACGTATTCCCGGATCTTTTCCGCGCGCGTGGCATAGAGCGAAGCGTCGTCATGGTAGCCGAACGCCGTCATGAGCTCCGCCGCCTGTTGCAGGGTATAAACGTGTTGGAGATCGAGAATCGCTGACGCGCCTCGCTCGTCACGCGGAGGCACGCCTCCGAGACCGGTCAGCGGGTCGCGACCCCACGCGGAAATCCAATCGACATAGTTCCACCACTGTCGACCGGTGTAGCTGCCGGTGGCCGGGTCGCTGTGTTCCACGAAGTAGCGCAGGACTTCACGCACGCCCGCCAGACGCGCCCGCACGAAGTCCGCGTCGTCCCGGAGTTGCCAGTAGTCGTGGACCATGCTGATCCAGACGAGGGAGTAGGGCGGGATGATTTGATGACGCGAATCGGGCCAGCGCGAGGAGGTGAGCCCGTTGGGATTGCGGCTTTCATCAAACGCTTCGATGGTCTTTCGCATCAAGCGGTCATCGCCGCTGACGTAGAGCGAAACCAAGGCTTCAATGCGGGAGTCGCCCACGTAGCTGAGCTGCTCGTAGTAAGGACTGTCGGTGAAAATCTCGTGCGTGCCGGTGCGAAGGGTGCGCCACGCGATTTCCCAGATACCGGCGAGGGAGTCGTCGGCGCTGTCAAATCGAGCGTGCTCGATAAATGGATACGCGGAGAACTCCGCCTTCAAATCGACGATCGTAAGTGGTTGATCGCCTGTCGCGATATCAGCTTGCAGGTAACGCCACGTGCGCCAGCGCAGCGGTCGGAAGGTGCGGGGGCCGGTTCCATCGGGTCGAAAGGTGTCGGTGAAGCCCCGAAGGTATTTCCCCTCGATCTCATCGCGGTGACCTTTGACCTTGGTGGCCGGGCTGTCGGGGCCCTCGAATAACGATTCGGCGTAGGTAAGGGTCACGACGCCACCTTTCCCCCCGCTCACGATCAACTCAGGAAAACCGGTGGTGAGTTCCGCTTGGTCCAGGAGGACCGTCGCGTGGCTGTGAGCGGGGATGGTGAACGGAGCATCGCCCTGAACGAATTCGGCCGATACCTCCACGCCGGTGGCGCGACGGACGGTTTGCAACCGTATCGGCGTTGATTCCATCAGGGGAATTTGGCGCGGCACGAGCAGCCATTTGCCATCGGTGCTGATCCCGCGCGGAGTCCCGCGTCGCAGGCTTGAAGCCGCTTTCCATGAGCGGTCGTCGAAACCAGGCATTTCCCAACCCCAAGGATAGCGGGCTCCGTCAACATCGTCGCCGGGACCGACCACAATATAAGTATACAGCTTCGCACCGAATCCGGTGATGGGGGAATACGCAGGGTTGGTGAAGGCCCGCCAGTCACCGTCGGTATTCGCCACGGCGGAAGTCTCGTCATCGCCTTGCAGAATAAAGGCGGTTTGGTCGGTCGTTTGCGCGACCGGTCCGTGTTCCGCGAAGTTCCACACCTGGGTGGCGAGCACGTTGCGGCCGAGCTTCAGCCAAGGCGCAAGATCGAGCGTATCGAACCGCCAGTGCCGCAAGTCACCTCGCGCCGGGCCAATGTTAACCGGGGTGCCGTTGACGAACAACCGGTAGCGGTTGTCGGCCGAAACGTGCACCACGAAACCTTCGGGCACGGACGTCAGATCGAACGTCCGGCGAAAATGGTGCACGCCATAGGCGCGAGCGGGTTGGTCAGGAGGCGAAATCCAATGGGCGTCCCAAGCTGAGGTTAGCCAGCGGGCGGAGGGAGTAGGCTGGCCGATCGAGGGGGAGGGGCAGATGGCACAGAACGTCAGCAGCGTTGCGACCATGCACACGGGCAGTGCCGAACGGAATCGAGAACAGGGCATCGGGGCACGTTGATCGTGGGTTCGGTGGGATTCAATCCCGCTCGTGGCCCCTTTGGGGGACGATACTGCGCATGTTTGGATGCATGAACACACTCACCTCTTCTCCTTCGCAGCCCGAAACTGCTCCCAGCTACCCCCATGGTGCCCCCCTGTTTTCCGGGGAGGACCATTTGTTCCACTCTCTGATGGAAGCCGATGTAATCGTGCGTCAGCACCTGTTGGCCGCCATGTGCTCGGGGGATTTGGCCCTGCAGGAACGTCTGCAACAACGACTCGATGCGGTTGGTGAAATTGGCTGATCAATGTTCCGCGTCCGGCGCGAGCCGAGCCGATGTCGTGGTCACCATGGCGGCGAATGCAGACGCGAGATCGATCCCGTATTCATCCGCCAGCACGAGAACGCTCCACAGGCAATCGGCAAGCTCATGCCCGAGTCGGGCGTCGATACCATCCGGTGGGGCGTTCCGGAGATTTTCCTTTGCCATGACGAGTTTCATCAAGTCGCCCACATCTCCGACGAAACCCTGCATGAGCTGATCGCGGGT is from Synoicihabitans lomoniglobus and encodes:
- a CDS encoding sulfurtransferase; translation: MPETFVVPARQGEVIDAVMLISTAELNDLLQQPDVVIFDCRHDLTDPESGLKRFTESHIAGAQFAGVDTDLSGAKNGTNGRHPLPPPSAFAAFLERGGVSASTRVFAYDDVGGQYAARLWWMARWIGFDGVRVLDGGWPKWLAEHRPVTAETTTPVAGQLSINVDESMVLTTDDVVANLAEGAQLVIDARAPARYRGEVEPLDPVAGHIPGAANRFFQDNLQTDTSFRPASELAEAFSRILGDRKPATVIHQCGSGITACANLLAMEHAGLTGSKLYAGSWSEWVADPSRPVATGSR
- a CDS encoding alpha-L-rhamnosidase C-terminal domain-containing protein, with the protein product MPCSRFRSALPVCMVATLLTFCAICPSPSIGQPTPSARWLTSAWDAHWISPPDQPARAYGVHHFRRTFDLTSVPEGFVVHVSADNRYRLFVNGTPVNIGPARGDLRHWRFDTLDLAPWLKLGRNVLATQVWNFAEHGPVAQTTDQTAFILQGDDETSAVANTDGDWRAFTNPAYSPITGFGAKLYTYIVVGPGDDVDGARYPWGWEMPGFDDRSWKAASSLRRGTPRGISTDGKWLLVPRQIPLMESTPIRLQTVRRATGVEVSAEFVQGDAPFTIPAHSHATVLLDQAELTTGFPELIVSGGKGGVVTLTYAESLFEGPDSPATKVKGHRDEIEGKYLRGFTDTFRPDGTGPRTFRPLRWRTWRYLQADIATGDQPLTIVDLKAEFSAYPFIEHARFDSADDSLAGIWEIAWRTLRTGTHEIFTDSPYYEQLSYVGDSRIEALVSLYVSGDDRLMRKTIEAFDESRNPNGLTSSRWPDSRHQIIPPYSLVWISMVHDYWQLRDDADFVRARLAGVREVLRYFVEHSDPATGSYTGRQWWNYVDWISAWGRDPLTGLGGVPPRDERGASAILDLQHVYTLQQAAELMTAFGYHDDASLYATRAEKIREYVIATCWNDERGLLADTSERLTYSQHANTYLILTAGGKIGRLTDLARKIRDEPDLTPATFYFNFYTHQAMIAAGLGDDYLNWLDPWRGVLELGLTTVPEKPTPDTRSDSHAWGAHPMMGFLTTVLGIGPAGPGFKRVRIAPHLGDLPFARGAVPHPLGEISVDLRREGADGLIGTVTLPEGLGGVFEWQGHMQELQPGQQAISVHR
- a CDS encoding YchJ family protein → MSEPTPLTSSDPCPCGSGAPYGDCCDPIIKGVKTAETAEQLMRSRYTGHVVHAYQYLHDTYAETAGTPLVEEEYGNDITWTKLEVHSHTPNVRPGVSLVDFSAHYEERGQAGVMHEKSEFKQVDGQWLFIRPLREGPAPVVAAPKVGRNDPCPCGSGKKYKKCCGA